CCTGAACGAGCCCGTATCGGTCATGATGGCCGCATAGAGCGCGGAGGCCGCATCGCTGGTGCAGAGCTTTTTCCCGGTTTTCAGCTCAATAGCCGCAATGAGATCGCCCACCAGTTCGCCGGTCGAAGAGGCGTAGGTTTCGCAAATCGTCAGATCGGCGAAATCCTCGGGATCGAGATGGTGATCGATGCACAACAACCTGAGCTTGCCCATTTCCCGCGCGAATTCCACATGTGGCCAGAGGTTACCGATCCGGTCGTGCAGGTTGGCATCGAGCACCACAAGGAGATCGGCCAGGAAAATTTCCTGAATATCCTCCTCGTTGCGGTCGCGGAAAACCTTGATATCGTAAAAGTCTGTGAGAAAAACATAGTTCGGCGGCACGATGGTAGGATTGATGATCACCACCTCCTTGCCGAGAGCCCGGAGAACGATGGCAAGCGCGACCTGACTGCCAAGTCCGTCACCATCGGAATTTTCGTGGGTGGAAAGAAGAATGTGGCTCGCTGCCAGCATTTCATCGACGACCGGTTGCCACTCCTCAGGAGTCAATGTCCGGCCATATTCAGGTGTAATCATCAGATCGGGAAATAGGTGGCAAAAAACTCAACATTACTGCACAACAATGAAGAAAAGCGATTCCCTCACCTGATACAATCCAGCCATATCAAAACAGCTAAAACCGGAACACCGATCCGGAAAACATAGCGAAAAAGCAACCGAAAGCCCTACTGTTCAGGCCATCTGCAAACCCGGCGTGCTACCGCAGAACATCTCCATGTTCCGGAAATGCTGCTCAAAAGCTTCACGGCCCTTGTCGGTTACACGAAAATTGGTCAACGGCTTCCGGCTCTCAAAGGTCTTGTGGCACTCAACATAGCCAGCCGACTCGAGTTTTCTAAGGTGGATGCTCAGA
This portion of the Chlorobaculum parvum NCIB 8327 genome encodes:
- a CDS encoding DHH family phosphoesterase produces the protein MITPEYGRTLTPEEWQPVVDEMLAASHILLSTHENSDGDGLGSQVALAIVLRALGKEVVIINPTIVPPNYVFLTDFYDIKVFRDRNEEDIQEIFLADLLVVLDANLHDRIGNLWPHVEFAREMGKLRLLCIDHHLDPEDFADLTICETYASSTGELVGDLIAAIELKTGKKLCTSDAASALYAAIMTDTGSFRFPKTTPYTYRLAGKLVEKGADPEMVYDFIYNSLTPESLKLLGLSLTNIRILDDGLISWLFISQEMLEETGSKLFDTDLIIRYLLSVPTVRVAVLMVEMQDGRAKVSFRSRGKIHVNRLAGHYGGGGHMNAAGCLLKMSAEKAQRVVLEDVRKFTRENLNV
- a CDS encoding winged helix-turn-helix domain-containing protein — encoded protein: MSVEPTKDKKDYNHQLLDKVIYARIRFAALAYLMSVPEASFVEIRDSIRATDGNLSIHLRKLESAGYVECHKTFESRKPLTNFRVTDKGREAFEQHFRNMEMFCGSTPGLQMA